The segment CATTGCTTTTGCATACttttgtgacatctcaaatatTTCTCCCTGCTTCGTCTGAGCCAGTGTTTCAATTATCTATCCAGTTCCATATTTGTGCTTCTTTTCCCTTTCCTCCACTCACTCATTCTTGGCTCCCTCTCTTAGTATCACAAGACCATCGAGGCGGTGTATTCAGTGGAAAACTCTGTGGAGACGCTTTTAGACCTCCTGCAGCGGTACCGGGAGAAGGCAGGGGATAAAGTGGCAGAAAAGGGCGGCAGTATCTTCACCAAGGCCTGCTTCCTTCTGGCTCTCCTCCTGCAAGACCAGCACCGTGCTGTGGTGCGTAACTACTGCAACATACTGACTTTTGAAATATGTAATACCAATACTTGAAGAATATTTAAATGCCAAGTTTGAATTTTACAGGAAAGACAACTGTTTGGTAAATATAatgcaaaccttttttttttttttcaggaggtTATGAAGCTTCCCAAGCTCTTGGATAGGATACGCAGTATTTACCGCCTCACCGCTCGCAAACAGAAGATGGACGCTGAGAGAACTGTGATGAAACAGAAGATGAATGCATCACTGAATGGGAGCTTCTTCGTTCAGGCAACGCCTCGCAAATCCCGCCCTGTGCCAaagtatgtatatgtatgtgtatggaCAGTACTGCCTGTGTGAGATACACACAGTATATGTGTTTGCAGCAGTAGTTGAcatcctgtttctgtttttcagatttGCACCGGACTGGGTTCTCAGAAAGGACAAACTCAAAGATATTGTGGATCCTCTCAGAGCCATTCAGATGGTGGCACACACTCTGTCGATTGTATTGTAAATAGACTTTTGCATCTTGTTTCATCATCTCATTTTTTTCAACTtcagaaaatattgttttatgtattcttttagctttttattCCCATTTCCATATTTCCCTTGTATATATTAAAATGGATTTGTTTCTTAAACATTGGCCAGTTTCATGgatctttgtctttgtgtgtgtgtgtgtgtgtgtgttcatcgaTGGGAGCCAATGATTTTACCAGTTGGTTAGTTTGCTGGCCATAATACCAGTGCaattaatatttactttaatcTTCTTTATCTAGTGTGTTAGCATTTACCAAATAGCCCTAAACATAACTACCAAAATTAGTAGCATAATTTTTTGAGGATCAAGAATGTTTAAAGTAATTTTCAGGGTAATCCGTCCTAAAGCTGTGGAAATTTCTCACTCTGGACCAAAGCGGTccaatatatatttgtttttgtacaaTTTCTCATCTGTATTAATAAAGTACTGACTCTTTGTTCATCAGTGTGCAATCTACAGTATATGGTCAGTCCTGACAGGATTAGCTGTCAAGGTCCGCACCATGTAATGTAATTGTTGGCACCTCTAGAAAAGCAGTctgtattgattattttattttgtaataaataATAGCTCTAGGATATCATAAGGGGACAGTTATATGAGGATGTCAGTAAACTTTGTTCTGTTCTCTTAATAAtcaaagatgcaaaatgaattTTCTACAAGCCTCTTCACAGAAAGTTCTGCAGTAAGATTCATTGCATAATTGGTAAAAAAGTATTTAATACACTTGAATATCCACATTAAAGTCACAGCTTTCAGACTTAAATTCAAACTTTATTCATAATGGTAGagaacaaattaaaacattgtCCTCTCTTGGTCATGCCTAAAAAACAGTGCATAATGTAACCGGGCACCACAGTACATCATGTAATAGGTTGCTCATGATAGCGACTGCAAGACAGTGCGACGTCCCTCACATGATGGCAGGAGGATCACACCATCATCACACTTCTGACGCATTGTGCCGACAGGTCGTCCTTTGGTACACCTGAACTCGATGTAATCATTATGGACTGAATATATCTTGTGGTGATCTGCATATTTTAATGCAATATTGTGTTGCCTCATGTCGTCGTCATTCACCGTGCAGGGCTCTGGGAGATATGGGATAGAAAGCATTTTGTTATTGACATAATAAACATGCTGAATGCACAACTATTGTTGGACTACTTGGACATGCAGTAGCAAGACTTCTCAGTGGTACCAGGAGGGAGCATATCTCCTCTGTACTGGCCTTCCTTCACTGGTAACCACTGAACAACAGAATTAATTTCAAGATTCAGCAGATTTAAATGTTACACTCAAGAACTGCATTTAGGTCTGACACTGTTTTGACAACAATAAACCACTGCGCATAATTCAATACCAAAAGAGAACAGTAACTTACTGAGGCATCTCATCTGTCCGATCCATTCACCATTGATGCATGTTCTGTAAGGCTCACCCTCCATGGTGTAGTACGATTGACACACGTACTCCACCCTTTCATCGTGGCTGTACTCACTTTTCAGCGTGTACTTGACGTCTCCATCTGCGAGAGGTGGTGGACTCGCACAGTTTACAGTCGCTGAGAGAATGTGAGCAACAACAGCACACATTTAGCTCATCAAAGACTTGTGGCAGTGTTAGTAGTTATTAAGAATACAGTCATCCTCATATAATAGAGGTGTCTGGGTGTTCATCTTTATGCAGTATTTTTGTCTCTTGTCCTGCGTCTCACATATTGAGACAGTGTCCACCACTTTGATTGGCTTTAGTTTTCAAaggttttttcttttactcttttactTTGCACAAAGTAAGAGTGATCTGCCATGAGAAAATTTCTGCAACTAAGAAGGCAGAGCAAGATATGTACACAACATCTCCTGTTTGTTAGACCTGGTGCTTCTATAGACCTTATGTTAATGCGGTGGCATTCAGTTCAGGAATTCATACAGAAAGCCATTCGACTTACAGGAGCATGTTCCCTGTTGGACTGCCAGCCAGCCCTCACTCGAGCATACATATTTGATGATTGGACCTGATGCAGTATAACCAGGGTCACAGGTGAAATGTATCACATGTCCTCCTTGGTACTCAGTATTTTTGGTCTCTTCAGAAATGTGGCCATTGGGAACGTCTGGGAGCGTTGCACATGCTAAGAAACAGCAACATGGGAAAGGAAGAGGAGATTACACACATTGTGACGCATGGCGCATGAGTAGTATTGTAAAAAAGGCAGGCGTTTGTGGAGTTGGCTCATCCAAAGTTCTTTTTGGCTGCTGGGcacaaaaaagtattttaagattaTAAGGTAGTATGCGGACACAGACTGCATAAACTGGACTCCGCCCAAACTCTAAAGCCTTTACACTAGTAAATGTTAATGACATATCAACATAGATACTGATTAAATATAGAGGTTATTCTTCTCAAATTTAGTATGAGAGGTGCCCTTAGTGTTGACTAAATCTTTTACCCTTCTCAGCATCCtgtaaaattaatcaaaaacgCCTATCCACGCTCAATGTCTGTATCTCCAGAAAGCTACATCATTAATACTGCAGCAATTAAAATACTCCTACTTACCATTCTGTGATGAAGACATTTCCACATTCCCCCACAGGTGGAGAAACAGAAGGATTACAGACAACTTCATGGCCCGTTGACAAACGTTGTTTTCTGAGCAGAATTCTTGTGTGTTTGAGTCCTCAGGGTGCTCCAAGGTTCACAACATGGACTGCCCAGTGGGATTGTACAACACAGGTCACATTGCAACACTGTTTGTAATACTGGAACTTCCAGAAGTGCTCACAAACAGTATCCTTTGTGCACACGTCATATTTATTTAGTATCCTATCAGTCTAATTCATAAAAAACTGCAAATGACTGTGTTCTCAGGCAACAGTTGAAACAGTTTAAATGAGTTCACAGTTATAAACAACATTTGTCAAAACAATTTTGGCCTGCAATTGTTGATAACTGCCTCGATGAAGCTCCCTGGCAATGATCGGTCAGTTCAGGAAGTGAGATGTTCTGTATAGAGGTCCTATGGAGGACCGCAGGATGGATGATCAGACGGacaaagcacaggacttttatATGTGAGAGCAGGTTTCTGTTCTGCGTTCCACATGTTGTTGGGTTTAGGCCACAAAAAATGGTTGTGGTTAAATACTGAAAAATTCAAGTCAACTGTGTTAAATgtagttctttttttcctcaaatggaaaaaaatgggATTACAAAAcccataaaaagaccaaaaccaacaattcATAGAAGTGGCCCATTTTTTTTGCCTGATATAACAGTTGGAACTATTATTAGGTTTCTTATGGTATGTTTTCAGGTTCAAGACAAGGCAGATGTACAGAATTCATGAAAACTCAGTCACTCAGTAACTTAAGAGTAAAATGTCATAATTCTGATGGGTGGGTGCAGCAGGCGGCGCTGATTCTCCAGTCAGATGCCAGTATACCACTGCAGAAAAAGAGGGtgtaacaaagaaaaagaagcgCCGGTCAAACCTCAGACACTGAATAATAACATAGAAAACATGATGGGAATATgatatttctttttgtttcaagTAACAATTTGAGGAGTGTTCGTCTCCTCACGACTGACTGTTTTCATTTGcaactttaaacattttattggGTCCTagataataaatacaataattcTGCTGGgcaaaatatttgtatttaaaggTCAATCAAGAACAACCTTTTTCCTGAAAATACAGTGCAAAGTAAATTTCTTATGGAAAAAATTATGCTTCAAATCAGCACATATATAGAGAATGAAGATATATAAAGATACAGAATTATAATAATGCTCTACCtgtcatatatattttttttgtactagTACTATCACCTTAATCATTTGAACTATTGATGTGATCTTACTTAAGTCTATATGCCCTTTCTTTTATTCACTTTGTTCTGTATAAGTCTATTTGTGGTGAGACTATATTGTCATATCATCTGTGCTATGTGCATTATTATTTGCctgtaattaattaaaaaaaagaagaaaatatggATTTTGATGTGTTGCAGAAGCCATTGTACCTGTGTGTATGAATTGCAGCTACAGAGGTGTAACAAGATTATCTGATGACCAATGCCAGTGTCACACATTTAGTAGACCTAAGCTACTACTGAGCATGCTTTTAAATCTGCGAGTGTTTAAATTCTGGTATGAATACATGCATTgacaaaacacttttaaaacacacacacatttaaaatgtataatactatattttcatttctccatgtgttttatttgaattcCATTTGAAGACAGAGTGTTACATTGGTCTGATAAGAAGGTAAAACATGGCAGCTGACAGAGTGAATCTCCACATTACAGATAAAACCATGCAGCTCGTCCGCCAAGTAGTCAAGCGGACCAGTTTTTAAGAGTACCTCACAACAATTACAAAATCATCACTGTTACACAGCCTGGAATATCTTCTCAGATAGACATGGTCATGAGGGAACTGGCACCAAACAGTTTCAATAGCATCGTCAGATGAGCATGAAAATTGATTCATGAATTCATGGTGTAATTTTGAGGCTGATACATGTAAATAAAACTATGGCTCAtatttaaaaccaaacaaacaaacaaacaaaaaatgtgtaGCATGTTcatagtaagtaagtaagtaagtacgTAAGTACGTAAGTACGTAAGTACGTAAGTTTAAACCAGGGCTATTTAGTGACAAATTCAATTGGGTCAGATTTTAAAATCAGGAAACATAGGCGGGCAAGACATTTTCGGCAGCCTATCGCAACcctttttctcttgtttttggtAATGACAGATTATAAACAAGTGCAAATGAATgtagtaaaaacataaaagcaacaTTTATCGTTTCACTTttgaaataaagacaaatattttTGGTCACATATCTGACTTAGACACATCACAATgtgcagaaatggaataaagaATAGCCTTCAATGCACAGAACCATAACCAGAAGTGGCAATAAAAGTAACCGATAACAgtaaccaaaagtcagtgtacATCCCCTCATTGCTCCACACTGACCTACTGTTTTCACctgctgttattttttgttttgtccgtGGATCAAAAAcctaaggttttttttaagtctttattTCATACTGTCTACATACACAGATGAAACAATgagaaaacacaatgataaaCAAAGAGTACTACAAGATTTACTATGGGTTTATTCACCCCATATCATTTTGATACATATTTCAGCTCAAAATAAACCCAGGCCCATCCAGATTTTTCCAGGCCCACCCATCAATGCATGTTCTGGATCCACCACTGACCAAAAGAACAGGACTTCATCTTCTGTGGATATCTCCAGGCACTTATCTGTTTCAATCTCAGTTCTCTAAATGTCAATCGCTgctgaa is part of the Epinephelus moara isolate mb chromosome 10, YSFRI_EMoa_1.0, whole genome shotgun sequence genome and harbors:
- the LOC126396772 gene encoding complement factor H-related protein 4-like isoform X2, whose product is MRLSVILLFLQLWGNVEMSSSQNACATLPDVPNGHISEETKNTEYQGGHVIHFTCDPGYTASGPIIKYVCSSEGWLAVQQGTCSSTVNCASPPPLADGDVKYTLKSEYSHDERVEYVCQSYYTMEGEPYRTCINGEWIGQMRCLKPCTVNDDDMRQHNIALKYADHHKIYSVHNDYIEFRCTKGRPVGTMRQKCDDGVILLPSCEGRRTVLQSLS
- the LOC126396772 gene encoding complement factor H-related protein 4-like isoform X1 encodes the protein MKLSVILLFLHLWGNVEMSSSQNACATLPDVPNGHISEETKNTEYQGGHVIHFTCDPGYTASGPIIKYVCSSEGWLAVQQGTCSSTVNCASPPPLADGDVKYTLKSEYSHDERVEYVCQSYYTMEGEPYRTCINGEWIGQMRCLKPCTVNDDDMRQHNIALKYADHHKIYSVHNDYIEFRCTKGRPVGTMRQKCDDGVILLPSCEGRRTVLQSLS
- the LOC126396772 gene encoding complement factor H-related protein 4-like isoform X3 yields the protein MRLFVILLFLQLWGNVEMSSSQNACATLPDVPNGHISEETKNTEYQGGHVIHFTCDPGYTASGPIIKYVCSSEGWLAVQQGTCSSTVNCASPPPLADGDVKYTLKSEYSHDERVEYVCQSYYTMEGEPYRTCINGEWIGQMRCLKPCTVNDDDMRQHNIALKYADHHKIYSVHNDYIEFRCTKGRPVGTMRQKCDDGVILLPSCEGRRTVLQSLS